A single window of Vigna unguiculata cultivar IT97K-499-35 chromosome 1, ASM411807v1, whole genome shotgun sequence DNA harbors:
- the LOC114176176 gene encoding WAT1-related protein At5g07050-like has protein sequence MVTKRLRCCANFLENSKHHFAMIALQFGYAGMNIITKVSLNRGMSHYVLVVYRHAFATAVIAPFAFIFERKAQPRITFKIFMQIFILALLGPVIDQNFYYAGLKLTSPTFSCAMSNVLPAMTFVMAVLCRMEKLNMKKVRCQAKVVGTLVTVGGAMVMTLYKGPLVEMVWNKHAHNNQTTNATTTNNNVATPSDKDWLIGSILLIIATLAWASLFVLQAKAIETYKNHQLSLTSLICFLGTIQAIAVTFVMEHDPSVWTIGWDMNLLAAAYAGIVSSSLSYYVQGLVIKTKGPVFATAFSPLMMIIVAIMGSFILAEQIFLGGVVGAILIVIGLYSVLWGKHKEEVENNNNNKVVENIPLPLKGAMVEANNNPDSSNNISSLIINVTTEPPFKSNS, from the exons ATGGTGACGAAAAGGCTTAGATGTTGTGCAAACTTCCTCGAGAACTCCAAACACCACTTTGCCATGATCGCTCTGCAATTTGGCTATGCAGGCATGAACATCATCACTAAGGTTTCCCTCAACCGTGGAATGAGCCACTATGTTCTTGTCGTTTATCGCCATGCCTTTGCCACTGCTGTCATAGCTCCATTTGCCTTCATCTTTGAAAG GAAAGCTCAACCAAGGATcactttcaaaattttcatgcaAATTTTCATCCTTGCTCTACTTGG GCCTGTGATTGATCAAAACTTCTACTATGCTGGGTTGAAATTAACATCTCCAACTTTCTCTTGTGCAATGAGCAATGTGCTTCCTGCTATGACTTTTGTAATGGCAGTTTTATGCAG GATGGAGAAGTTGAACATGAAGAAGGTGAGGTGCCAAGCAAAGGTGGTGGGAACATTGGTGACTGTGGGTGGAGCCATGGTGATGACCTTGTACAAAGGACCTCTGGTGGAAATGGTTTGGAACAAACATGCCCACAACAACCAAACAACTAATGCAACAACAACCAATAATAATGTTGCAACACCTTCAGACAAAGATTGGCTCATAGGTTCCATTCTCCTCATCATTGCCACACTTGCTTGGGCTTCCCTCTTTGTTTTACAA GCGAAAGCTATTGAAACCTACAAAAATCACCAGCTAAGCCTCACATCACTGATATGCTTCTTAGGCACTATTCAAGCTATTGCTGTTACTTTTGTTATGGAACACGATCCATCGGTTTGGACTATTGGCTGGGATATGAACTTGCTTGCTGCTGCATATGCT GGGATTGTTTCATCAAGCCTATCATACTATGTTCAAGGGTTGGTGATTAAGACGAAAGGGCCTGTTTTTGCAACTGCATTTAGTCCTCTCATGATGATCATTGTAGCAATCATGGGTTCCTTTATCCTTGCAGAACAAATTTTTCTTGGAGG TGTTGTTGGTGCGATCTTGATCGTAATAGGGTTATACTCGGTTCTTTGGGGAAAGCACAAAGAAGAAGtggagaataataataataataaagtggTGGAGAATATTCCCTTGCCTTTGAAGGGTGCAATGGTTGAAGCAAATAATAATCCAGATTCTTCCAACAACATTTCTTCACTTATCATTAATGTCACCACTGAACCTCCATTCAAATCTAACAGTTAA
- the LOC114168871 gene encoding RING-H2 finger protein ATL52-like codes for MIRELHSHRKVTEMGSATNSNPNPNPYPWTPKDCSEGICSIYCPQWCYIVYSPPPPSLFLGGDDADDDPSGFEFSPLIVAVIGILASTFILVTYYTIISRFCRRTTMQSNEASSPEEEDGEVSSSSNSGLDEALIKSITVCKYTKGVVEGHDCSVCLSEFEENESLRLLPKCNHAFHLPCIDPWLKSHATCPLCRSTITLVSPPNPAMEAPPRVTVNALEYQQRSSHVVVVVVQSSEQQEKVLSFDSNTLNESEG; via the exons ATGATTAGAGAGCTTCATTCACACAGAAAAGTAACAGAAATGGGTTCTGCAACTAACtcaaatccaaatccaaatccATATCCATGGACCCCAAAGGATTGTTCAGAAGGAATCTGCAGCATCTACTGCCCCCAATGGTGTTACATAGTCTactctcctcctcctccttcaCTCTTCCTCGGTGGTGATGATGCTGATGATGATCCTTCAGGATTTGAGTTTTCTCCTCTCATAGTTGCTGTCATTGGAATATTAGCCAGCACTTTCATCTTGGTCACATACTACACCATCATCTCAAGATTCTGCAGACGCACCACCATGCAATCCAATGAG GCTTCTTCGCcggaagaagaagatggtgaGGTTTCTTCTTCCTCAAACTCTGGTTTGGATGAGGCTCTCATAAAATCCATCACAGTGTGCAAGTACACCAAAGGGGTGGTGGAGGGTCATGATTGTTCAGTTTGTTTGAGTGAGTTTGAAGAGAATGAGAGTCTGAGATTGTTGCCAAAATGCAACCATGCTTTTCATCTTCCCTGCATTGATCCTTGGCTGAAATCTCATGCCACTTGCCCCTTGTGCCGTTCCACCATCACCCTTGTTTCTCCTCCAAATCCTGCCATGGAAGCACCACCAAGAGTCACTGTTAATGCCTTGGAATACCAGCAAAGAAGTAGCcatgttgttgttgtggttgttCAGAGCTCTGAGCAGCAGGAGAAGGTGCTGAGTTTTGATTCCAACACTTTGAATGAGAGTGAAGGATAG